CAAATGATATTCCTGCTTTGAACGGGTGGAAATGGAATCGATTTTTAGCTGAATATAACTTAGCTGGAACACTTGGACAATTACAAATGACAGGTGGTATTTCAATGAATAGACTTTTTAATTTTATTTCTGGACAACTAGGAACTAATTATGTAGCAACTCTCAATAATCATGATTTAGAAGAAAGTATAACTATAGTTGTATTAACTGATTATGTGGAAAATCCAATAGCAACAGAATCTTTAGGCCAAATTAATGCAATTAACCATTTTGATGGCCTTGCTCTTCCATTAAAACAACAATTAGCGGCTATTATAGCCCTAATCACTAGAATTCCATATGCCTTATATACAAACATGAATGTAGCTCCATATCCTAAAGGAGCTGCGGGCAACTTTCTGGCAAGAACTGATTTTTCTAAATTAATGATGCTTTTACCGAATGAAGTAAAAGAATTAATAACTCCTGAACGGATAACAACATTGGTATTAGCAACAATTAATCACCTTTTAGCTGATGCAGATGATATTCCAGATTTAAATGAAGAATCCCGTGTTATTCCTATAGGATATCTGTTTTCAGGCCAAGATTTGGGTTATGACTTGACTATCCATGATTGGATACATGCAATTACTCCTACTAACGTAGGTATTCAAGGACAAGATTTACTAACGAAGAACCATTATCCTGGGACGGCTCAACAAAAAACATGGTTAGAATCTTTAGGAGGATATGGAAATAAAGTTGATGAGGAAAATAAACCTATCTTTGAATTTAGAACTCTAGACCCTCATAAGATTATTAAAGTAAACAATCTTGCCATACAAATACAAAAATTAATTAATTATTTCAATTTTAATCAATAAATTTCATTGAATCAATCATTTATTTAGATTATGTCTAAGTCGGCTTTATTAAAGTTTAAACTATTGAAAAACTAAATAAAAATTGACCGCACTTACATCAAATTCGGAGGCTGGCGAGAAGCTTTTCACTGCGGTATTCTTTCTGCCGGATTAAATGAGAATACACGGAAAATCATTTCTCACTCTCCCAAACGTTCTTTGACATCTTACTTTTTCTTCGGCAGACGTACAAAGTCCACAACGCCGAGTCGTCTTAAGAAAGCCCGCGACATTCGGAATGTAAGGCGGCTCACTTCAATGGAAGCGCTGCGAATCTTGCTTTCGTCCTGTTCCCGCCGACTTTTGGCGGTAAGCGAAAAGGTTCCGAAATCATTGAAACAAACACTGTTGCCGTTGCGCAGTTCTTTAATAGTTTGCTCAATAAGCATATCAGCAACCAAGCGTGCTTCAAATTTCGAAATGGTCGTATGCTGTGCGGCCTGCTCCGCAAGTTCGTCCAAAAACACAGTCCGGTTGTTCATTATACGAGGATATAAACCCGTTTTCTTTTTGCCTTCAGGATTCATATTATCCTGTAAGTCATCCATACGATAATAAATAGACATAATCAATAAAACAGATAAAGAGTTAAACAATAAACAAATGACAATTAACCGTAATAGCCGGTTATATTAAACAAAACACAAAGCTACAATAAATTTATATACTGTACAATATATTTATATTATATCGTACAGTATATTATCAATGTGTTGTACGATATAATATAAATATACAGCTTTGCTTTTGACTTAATGTAAGTTACCGATCTATTTAAAGAAATATAGAAAGCACTAAAAATATAGAGTAAATAATTCCGTGCTAAACTTAGAAAGAAGATATAAAATAAACAACATGCAAGAACACATAACCTATTTTAATACGTTGCTTCATACTGCCTTTGCCTATTACTTAGGCAGCAGTTACGAAATTACCGAGATAATACCTCCCAAAAGCAACCGGCTGAGTATGCTTTGGGAAGAAGGACAAACAGTTTCTCCGGAAGAGCAAATTGTAATTCTTTTGGCTCTTATGCCTCATATCAGTCCCGAAACATTAGATTTATTCTTTATACAGCACAAAGAGCTCGACCGTCATTATACGGAATTCGGCGGATGGAAGGGAACATCGCACGGCGGATTTCTGCCTACGGGTCAAACAGCGGCATTTTTGCTA
Above is a genomic segment from Bacteroidales bacterium containing:
- a CDS encoding DUF4157 domain-containing protein, whose translation is MKTQVKQRESVSHVIQSKTRAGRQAPTEQILQSYSIESGKGKGESLQQQENSLSPFTSHPSPEKSLSPNKTGLPDKLKTGIENLSGYSMDDVKVHYNSPKPAQLQALAYTQGTDIHVAPGQEKHLPHEAWHVVQQMQGRVQPTMQLQGVNVNDNEGLEKEADVMGGKYQLSNSLQSPAHLIFFNKSTSSILQRKLGFEYEIGSIKIQRWNLFTGWYNPPKGIVISNRNGYSITTDEYQDQADLEIIINPINEENQEERNNLITNVIPDITNVLTSIINTSNGDWVKANDIPALNGWKWNRFLAEYNLAGTLGQLQMTGGISMNRLFNFISGQLGTNYVATLNNHDLEESITIVVLTDYVENPIATESLGQINAINHFDGLALPLKQQLAAIIALITRIPYALYTNMNVAPYPKGAAGNFLARTDFSKLMMLLPNEVKELITPERITTLVLATINHLLADADDIPDLNEESRVIPIGYLFSGQDLGYDLTIHDWIHAITPTNVGIQGQDLLTKNHYPGTAQQKTWLESLGGYGNKVDEENKPIFEFRTLDPHKIIKVNNLAIQIQKLINYFNFNQ
- a CDS encoding HU family DNA-binding protein gives rise to the protein MSIYYRMDDLQDNMNPEGKKKTGLYPRIMNNRTVFLDELAEQAAQHTTISKFEARLVADMLIEQTIKELRNGNSVCFNDFGTFSLTAKSRREQDESKIRSASIEVSRLTFRMSRAFLRRLGVVDFVRLPKKK